The sequence GAAACAGCTTTAAAGCCCCTGTCTCACCCGTCTCCTCATCACACCAACAAAGCGTTTGCTGGTATGGATGAAAGTCAACTCCAATGTAAAATGTCATAGCGGTTTCTCCTGTCAAAGAGCAGATTTCTTCGTCAAAAAGATACTACTCCACCGACCAGGAGAAACCGTCTTTATAACATCAAGCCTGACCCCGTCCGTCGTGATGACAGCCTGATCGGTCTATTTCCTTGGGTTGACGAAAGGTGGGGGCACTCTGCAAATTTCACGGCATGTTGAAGAGAGCTGTTTTAGACAGTGGTTCTAGGTAATACTCATGAATATTAAAGGTGGGCGCATTTTTACCTTGATTGTCGTGGCTCAAATTATCTTTTGTTTTGGGCAAGATAAAGGATCGCCTGTTCCAAGAAACGCCACAGCGACGGGAATTGGAGATTACTACAATTTTCCGATTTTAGGGAAATATCGGATATTCCATTCCAAAAGATCACAACCACCTGACCTTCAGATAATGGAGATTGGTTTGAAAAATGTCTCCGACGCTTTGCTAAAAACAACGAGCAATGCTGATTCCGTACAAATCAGAGGTTTCGTTGTGACATCGGATGGGACGCGGCTTCCAATTAACAGCGGGGTAGCCTATCGACTTGAGAATACTTTTCAGAAATTACAGTTCTGCACCGAATCCACGAATGAGATTAGATTTTGCTTTGACGGTGAGGCAAACTCTCCCGCGAGGATGTTGAAAATCGCAGGCAAAAGCATCTTTATAGATCTTGAAGGAGGGATCGAACGCTTTATTGGCCGAAGCAAAGCGGGCCATGGCGTGATTCACCTCATCAAGCTGGGGGACGAATAAAGTGACCTGCTCCCGTAAAATTACCCCAAGTGGAAAGCAAGAATCAAATAGAATGGAGGAAGGTTCTTGCAATGAGGAAAAAGTATACGGAAGAGCAGATCGTGGGGATCTTGCGAGGGGCGGAGGCCAAATGCTTGACACAAGAGCCAGTGGTTTGTAGTCTTACTATTCAGCTTGTGCACCCGTAGCTCAGCTGGATAGAGTGCTTGACTACGAATCAAGAGGTCGCATGTTCGAATCATGCCGGGTGTACCATTTAGGATAAACTGGCGGCCTTGTCGGCCGCCTTTATCATTTGCCTCCCAACGACGAACGGCCGGAAACATTTATTTGCTGCATCCGTAAAATCACAAAATTCATCTATCTCACGAGGAGACTCTCAAGCCATGTCATTTCGCTCAATTATCAGTATGCTTTTGCTCGCAATGGCGGGCCTTGTATTTGCAATGAAGAACTTTTCTGAAAAGGCGGCGGCCTCAGCGCCCACCTCGGCTACACATCCGCTTACAGAAAAGTGGACCGGCCCTTACGGCGGTGTGCCGCCGTTCGATAAGGTCAAGATCGCCGATTTCAAACCTGCTCTCGAAACGGCTATGGCCGAGAACCTGAAAGAGATCGATTCCATTGCAAACAACCCCGCCAAACCGACATTTGATAACACGATCGTCGCTATGGAACGATCTGGAGCGATGCTTGACCGCATTTCTACGATCTACGGCATCTGGGGCGGCAATATGAATAATGATGAGTTCGCGGCCGTCGAAACTGAAATGGACCCGAAGCTTGCGGCCCACAATGACAAGATCACGCAGAACGACGCCCTCTTCAAGCGGATCGAGGCGGTTTACAACGCCGAGAGCAAGAACAAGAAGGCCAAGGGCGAGCGGTATCGCCTGACGTGGCTTTACTACACAAACTTTGTTCGTCAGGGAGCTAAACTGGGACCAGAACAAAAAGAGCGGCTTTCGCAGATAAATCAATCACTTGCGGGCCTCTTTACCAAGTTTAGCCAGAATCTGCTGGGTGACGAGAGCCAGGTTTTTGTCACTATCAAGGACGAGTCAGAACTGGCCGGCCTGCCCCAATCTCTGCGTGATTCAGCAGCCGCCGCGGCCGCGTCGAAGAAGATCGAGAACGCGTGGGTAATACGCAACACACGTTCGTCGGTGGACCCGTTCCTGACATATGCGGACGATCGTGATCTTCGCGAAAAGGTTTGGCGGATGTTCATCAATCGCGGCGACAATGGCGACGCTCGCGACAACAACACGACCATCCAGGAGATACTTAAGCTCCGCGCCGAGCGTGCCAAATTGCTGGGCTTTAAGACCCACGCCCACTGGCGACTCGAACCGCAGATGGCCAAGACTCCTGAGAACGCGATGAACCTGATGGAGCGCGTATGGCCTGCGGCCGTGGCCCGCGTCAAGGAAGAGGTCGCCGACATGCAGGCTCTTGCCGATAAAGAAAAAGCTGGCATCAAGATCGAGCCGTGGGATTATCGCTACTATATGGAGAAGGTCCGCAAGGAAAAATTCGACCTTGACCAGAACGAGATAAAGCCATATCTCCAACTCGACAAAATGCGCGAAGCGATGTTTTTTGTCGCCGGCGAATTATTCAATTTCAGTTTTTCACCGGTCAAGGACGTGCCCGTGTTCCACCCGGACGTGACAGTCTATGAGGTCAAGGACAAGACCACCGGTAAGCACATCGGCCTGTGGTATTTCGACCCGTACGCCCGTGACGGCAAACGGTCCGGTGCATGGATGAACTCCTACCGCAGCCAGTCACGCGTTGATGGTGATGTTACGACGATCGTCTCTAATAACTCCAATTTTGTTAAGGGAAAGCCCGGCGAGCCGGTGCTGATCTCATGGGATGATGCAACAACGATGTTCCACGAGTTCGGCCACGCACTGCACGGGCTGTCGTCAAATGTGACATATCCGTCAGTGTCTGGCACGGCTACCGCTAGGGACTTTGTCGAGTTCCCTTCGCAGCTTCTCGAACACTGGCTCTCGACGCCGGAAGTGTTGCAGAAATATGCCCTTCACTACGAAACGGGCAAGCCCATCCCGCAGGCCCTGGTGGACAAGGTGAAGCGGACCGCGACGTTCAACCAAGGGTTCGGGACGACTGAATATCTGTCCAGCGCGCTGGTCGATATGAAATTACATCTGGCCGATCCGAGCAACATCAATATCGATCAATTCGAAAAGGACACGCTTGCCTCGCTGGGTATGCCTCACGAGATTGTGATGCGCCACCGGCTCCCCCAATTCGGACACCTTTTCTCAAGCGACAGTTACTCGGCGGGCTATTACAGCTATCTATGGTCCGACGTGCTCACGGCCGACGCTTTCGGCGCATTTACCGAGGTCAAAGGCCCATACGATAAGGCTGTGGCCGCAAGACTGAAGAAGTATATCTTCTCGGTTGGCAACACGCTCGACCAAGCGCAAATGTACCGAAACTTCCGCGGCCGCGACCCCAATGTCGATGCGCTGATGATCAAACGCGGCTTCCCGGTGAAGAAGTAAATTCGTTAAGACCTTCCTCTCATTATTGACTCGTCGAGGCCAATACTGCGGAGGATAGAGTTTGTTTCGGCGGCGTTCGCTCTGCGAGGGGTGACGCCGTCGATCATTATTGGGATTAGCTCGATTTGATCGATGGCGGCTCGCTCGGCGGTCTCGGTGAGGACGGTCGAGACGCGGAGGACAAGGCCTTTCTTGGTCTCGGCGTCGCGTTGGTCAAATATGAAATTGCCCAGCGAATAGAAGATCGGGCGGTCGCGATACCATTCCGTGGTCTGGATCCAGTGCGGATGTGCTCCTATGACAATATCAGCCCCTGCATCTATGGCGGCGTGGGCAAAATCGATCTGGGGCTGATGTGGTTTGCGAGTGTATTCGACGCCGGCGTGCATCGTCACGACAACTAGGTCGCTGATCGACTGCGCCTTTTTGACGGCCGCAGCAAGCCGATCGCGGTCCTCGATGCGGGCGACGAGATCATTTGGACGGGTGGCGCCGTTGTCATTTACCGTCGCGTACGACGCTCCAATAAACGCTAACCGCACGCCGTTTGCTTCAACTATCTGCGGTTCCCATTCCCTTCCGCCACCGCCCACGCCGACGTGGGCGATGCCGAGTTCATCAAGGTATTTTTGAGTAAATCTAAGGCCGTCAGCACGCTGGTCCATCGCGTGGTTGTTGGCGAGGTTCACGAGCTTGAAATTGAATTTCTTCAGCACCGTGGCTTGATCCGTACGGGCGTTAAAGACAAGTCCCTTTCCGCGTATGCGATCGTTGCCCGAGATCGGGCATTCTAGGTTGGCGAAGTTAAAGTCGCTCGACGCCAACAGGTCAGCAAGCGGACGGAACGGGAGATCAGCCGAGCCTGCACGATCCATAGCCGCAGAAACGCCGCGTGACAGCATCATGTCGCCCGCCGCGACGAATGTTGCCCGACGTTCGCCGGCCCTCTTCTTCGCGGGCGGCGTCTCAACATTTGACGCCGGCCGCAGGGGGCAGCCGGTCAGCAATATCAGTGTGATCGCAGCGATGGCCGTTCCCGATACGATCCTCGATCCGAGAGTCCTTGTCATTGCTATTTTCCTATATAAGAGGGTCTATTTTAGCCCTAAGTTCCTCATTCTGCGATACAGATGGCTGCGGTCAACGCCCATTGATTCGGCAGCCTTTGAGACATTACCGTCGTGTTCGGCGAGTTTGTGCCGGATAAACTCACGTTGGTAGGCGTCGGTCGCGTCCTTGAACGACGGGAAACGAAAACTCGCCGCCCGGGCGGTTCCGAGGTCGGCCGCAGTGTCGAATGGGGGCAAGTCAGCCGCAGCGATCTCTGATCTTTGCGTCATGATGACGATGCGTTCGACGATGTTCTTTAGCTCGCGAACATTGCCCGGCCAGGTGTGGACAGCCAGAGCGTCAAGGGCATCTGCCGCAAAGTCCTTTCGCGGACGGCCGTAATCCGCCGAAAAGCGTAAATTAAAGTGCTCGACAAGGGCAGGAATATCTTCAACCCGTTCCCGCAGCGGCGGCACCTGAAACGGAATAACATTTAGACGGTAAAAGAGGTCGGGACGAAAATTGCCATTCTCGATCAGGCTGTCGAGCGGCTTATTCGTAGCCGAAATGACACGAACATCGACGTTGATGGGTGCGTTGCTGCCAACCGGCTCAAACCGCTGTTCTTCGAGGACTCGCAGCATCTTGGCCTGCACGCCGGCGGACATATCGCCAATCTCGTCTAGAAAGAGTGTCGCGCCGTCTGCCACCTCGAACTTCCCTTTCTTGGCCTTTGTCGCCCCGGAGAACGCTCCTTTTGCGTGGCCGAACAGTTCGCTTTCGACAAGCTCCTCAGGGATCGCGGCGGAGTTTATCTCAACGAACGGCGACGCCGCACGCTTTGACTGTGCGTGGATCGCGCGCGCGACCAGTTCCTTTCCCGTGCCGCTCTCGCCCGAGACCAGCACACGCCCATCGGTCGGTGCGACGACGGCGATCTGCTTTCGAAGGGCACGCATCGCCACCGACTCACCCACCATTATGTATTGCTCCGCGAGGTCGCTACGGAGTTGTGCGTTTGCCAGTTCGAGCTGTCGCTGACGAACGGCGTTCTTTACGGTGACTACGGTGTGTTCGAGGCTGAGCGGTTTTTCGATAAAATCGAACGCTCCAAGTTTGGTCGAGCGAACGGCCGTCTCGATATTCCCGTGGCCCGAGATCATTACGACCGCCGCGTCGCAGCCAGCCTCTT is a genomic window of Chloracidobacterium sp. containing:
- a CDS encoding CapA family protein, whose product is MTRTLGSRIVSGTAIAAITLILLTGCPLRPASNVETPPAKKRAGERRATFVAAGDMMLSRGVSAAMDRAGSADLPFRPLADLLASSDFNFANLECPISGNDRIRGKGLVFNARTDQATVLKKFNFKLVNLANNHAMDQRADGLRFTQKYLDELGIAHVGVGGGGREWEPQIVEANGVRLAFIGASYATVNDNGATRPNDLVARIEDRDRLAAAVKKAQSISDLVVVTMHAGVEYTRKPHQPQIDFAHAAIDAGADIVIGAHPHWIQTTEWYRDRPIFYSLGNFIFDQRDAETKKGLVLRVSTVLTETAERAAIDQIELIPIMIDGVTPRRANAAETNSILRSIGLDESIMRGRS
- a CDS encoding M3 family metallopeptidase, whose translation is MLLLAMAGLVFAMKNFSEKAAASAPTSATHPLTEKWTGPYGGVPPFDKVKIADFKPALETAMAENLKEIDSIANNPAKPTFDNTIVAMERSGAMLDRISTIYGIWGGNMNNDEFAAVETEMDPKLAAHNDKITQNDALFKRIEAVYNAESKNKKAKGERYRLTWLYYTNFVRQGAKLGPEQKERLSQINQSLAGLFTKFSQNLLGDESQVFVTIKDESELAGLPQSLRDSAAAAAASKKIENAWVIRNTRSSVDPFLTYADDRDLREKVWRMFINRGDNGDARDNNTTIQEILKLRAERAKLLGFKTHAHWRLEPQMAKTPENAMNLMERVWPAAVARVKEEVADMQALADKEKAGIKIEPWDYRYYMEKVRKEKFDLDQNEIKPYLQLDKMREAMFFVAGELFNFSFSPVKDVPVFHPDVTVYEVKDKTTGKHIGLWYFDPYARDGKRSGAWMNSYRSQSRVDGDVTTIVSNNSNFVKGKPGEPVLISWDDATTMFHEFGHALHGLSSNVTYPSVSGTATARDFVEFPSQLLEHWLSTPEVLQKYALHYETGKPIPQALVDKVKRTATFNQGFGTTEYLSSALVDMKLHLADPSNINIDQFEKDTLASLGMPHEIVMRHRLPQFGHLFSSDSYSAGYYSYLWSDVLTADAFGAFTEVKGPYDKAVAARLKKYIFSVGNTLDQAQMYRNFRGRDPNVDALMIKRGFPVKK
- a CDS encoding sigma-54-dependent Fis family transcriptional regulator, whose product is MHNTILIVDDEPSIRDTLRGVLSDEGFAVETVATGEECLEMAGPDTYACVLLDIWLGEGIDGLETLQRLKEAGCDAAVVMISGHGNIETAVRSTKLGAFDFIEKPLSLEHTVVTVKNAVRQRQLELANAQLRSDLAEQYIMVGESVAMRALRKQIAVVAPTDGRVLVSGESGTGKELVARAIHAQSKRAASPFVEINSAAIPEELVESELFGHAKGAFSGATKAKKGKFEVADGATLFLDEIGDMSAGVQAKMLRVLEEQRFEPVGSNAPINVDVRVISATNKPLDSLIENGNFRPDLFYRLNVIPFQVPPLRERVEDIPALVEHFNLRFSADYGRPRKDFAADALDALAVHTWPGNVRELKNIVERIVIMTQRSEIAAADLPPFDTAADLGTARAASFRFPSFKDATDAYQREFIRHKLAEHDGNVSKAAESMGVDRSHLYRRMRNLGLK